From Sporocytophaga myxococcoides, one genomic window encodes:
- a CDS encoding PDDEXK-like family protein, with product MHIFYLNQVITEITNVNKIIKQRNYASINSLLEELPEKQDIIKERYVNAFTFLEKAIGIKEEVEVLNHKHSLKLNPFKYFGINETKHSFLLSMLLNPKGDHGQGTRFLEIFLKQLGIEKPESGSWTVTAEVGRIDILIKRSEPASVIVIENKSNYAIDQPNQLYRYWYQEIHQVNPGIDYNSNDYLKNFRVVYLSPASWKLPDECSCLRPDNPDLFHLPERIPCHIDYWHFNDHINEWLNECIKTVSDQNVRLREYLKQYLETIKAL from the coding sequence ATGCATATTTTTTATTTAAATCAGGTTATTACTGAAATTACTAATGTTAATAAAATAATTAAACAAAGGAATTATGCTTCTATTAATAGTTTATTAGAAGAGCTGCCAGAGAAGCAAGATATCATAAAGGAGAGGTATGTTAATGCTTTTACTTTTTTAGAGAAGGCTATTGGTATCAAGGAGGAAGTAGAAGTTTTGAATCATAAACATAGCTTGAAACTTAATCCTTTTAAGTATTTTGGTATAAATGAAACTAAACATAGTTTCTTGTTAAGCATGTTGCTCAACCCCAAGGGTGACCATGGACAAGGGACACGTTTCTTAGAAATTTTCCTCAAACAACTTGGAATTGAAAAGCCAGAATCAGGAAGCTGGACCGTTACTGCAGAGGTTGGAAGGATTGATATTTTAATTAAACGTTCAGAGCCAGCCAGTGTAATCGTAATCGAGAATAAAAGTAATTATGCTATAGATCAACCAAATCAATTATACAGGTACTGGTATCAGGAGATACATCAGGTAAATCCTGGGATAGATTACAATAGCAATGATTATTTAAAGAATTTTCGAGTTGTCTACTTAAGCCCGGCATCTTGGAAGCTTCCGGATGAATGTTCATGCCTAAGACCAGATAATCCTGATCTTTTCCATTTACCTGAAAGAATACCTTGCCATATTGACTATTGGCATTTCAATGATCATATAAATGAATGGTTAAATGAGTGTATTAAAACTGTTTCTGATCAGAATGTCAGATTACGAGAATATTTAAAGCAATATCTAGAAACTATAAAAGCGCTATAA